The sequence AGTGGGCGCGGTGGTGCACCTCGCCCGACTACCTGCTGTCGGAGCTGCCCCACCTGCGCGACGCACTGGCGAGCTACCGCGGGTCGCTGCTCGCGCTCACGTTCGACGACGACGCGTTCGCGCCGGCCGCCAACGTGCGATGGCTGCTGCAGCGCTGGCAGGCCGCCGATGTCGAGCACCGGCACATCGGCGTCGATTCACTGCCGATCGATCACGTGGGCCACTTCGGGTTCTTCCGCACCAGCGCGGCCGCGAGCCTGTGGCCGCAGGTCGATGCCTTCCTCGCCGAGCGTGGCGTGATCGCGGTCGCGACCGAGCACGAGCGCGTGCTTGCCGATCTGCAGTTCGGCTGCGCGTGACGCCGGGCCCCGGCGAAGCCGTGTCACCCGGGGTGCCAGACGAGCCGCGGCGGCGGCTGTGCAGCCGTGCGGCGGCCGACGGCGATCGCCACCACCGCATCGGCATGGCGACGCAGCGACAGTGACCAGCGCGCGGCATCGTCGTGGAGCTCTGCGGCGAGTTCGATGCGCGGCGGATCACCCGGCACCACCGTCAGCGAATCGAGCGGCAGCGCCAGTCCGAGGCCGCGGGCCTTGAGGTAGGCCTCTTTGAGGGTCCACAGCTCGTAGAACGCACGCGCACGCGCCTCGCCGTCGTGCACCGCGAGCCACTCGCGCTCGGCGGCGGCGAACTTCGCGGCCGCCAGCTCGAGCGGCGCTGCACGGGTGAACGACTCCGCATCGATCCCGACCTCGAGCGTCGCATCGGCAACCGCACAGGCCACCACGCCCGCGGTGTGGGTGAGGCTGAAGCTCACGCGCTCGGGATGGCTGGGGTGCAGCACGGGGCGGTCGTACGGGCCCCGCACGAACCGCCACGCGTGGGCCTCGCGGCCGGGTTGCAGCTGCGTCAACGCACGCCGCAGCAAGAGGTGCGCCGCGGCGTACCGCAGACGATCGGCCTCGAACGCGAGCGTGCGCATGCGGGCGATCTCCCCGTCATCGAGCACGCGCACCGCCTCGTCCAGCGTCGCGGCGCCCGCGGTGCACACCAACGGCGCGCGGATCGCTTCCACGAACACGTGCACCACCATCACGTGACGTTTCTAGCAGGCATCGCACGTCGACGCGGCGGTTGCGTCGCCCGATGCGCAAGGCTGCGGTTCTCGCGCGCTCCGTGACCGCGGGCCCGTTGACCACGGGCCTCGCTTGGGGGCAATTAGCCGGCCGTGACCCCGGTCGTCACACTCGACACCATCGTCCATCGCGTCGCCGCCCGCGATGTCGAGGGCGTCGTCGACGAGCTGGTCGCCGCGCTCGCGCAGGTGCACGGACTCGGGCGCGCCGAGCTGCGCGCGGGCTTCGGCGAGCGCGAGGCGCTCGGCAGCACCGCCTTCGGCCACGGGGTCGCGATCCCGCACGCGCGCTTCGACGTCGCGCACCCACTCGCGGCCGTCGGGCTGGCGCCGTCGGGCCTCACCACCCGCGGGCCCGACGACGAGCCGGTGCGGGTGGTGGTCGCGCTGGTGTCCCCACCCGATGGCATCCAACACCTGCAGGCGCTGGCGATCCTCGGTCGGATGTTGATCGCGCCCGGGGCGATCGCGGCGCTGCTGCTCGCACCCGACCGCATGGGCGTCCTGCGTCAGCTCAGTCGCGCGCTCGAGGACGACGCGTCGCTGCGCGGCGCGTGATCGGTCTGCGGCCGGCAGCGATCACCCGCGAGCACGACCTCGAGCCCACCGCCGTCGACCGCGGAGAACTCGAGCGAGAGACCGTGGAGCTGGGCGACGCGCAGCGCGATCGGTAGACCCAGCCCCTGCCCCTGCGGCGCGCGCGTGCGAGCGTCGTCGCCTCGCACGCCGCGCTCCCGCACACGCGCGAGCTGCTCGGGGGCGATGCCCGGGCCATCGTCGACCACGTGCAGCGCGAAGCGGTCGTCGCCCACGCGCTCGAGCACGATCGCGACGTGGCCGCCGCGGTGGTTGTAACGCACCGCGTTGTAGACGACGTTGCTGACGGCCTGCTCGATGAGGGTGACGTCGACGTCGACGAGCACCGCCTCGGCCGGTACCGCGTCCTCCAGCTCGACGCCGGCCTCGCGCGCGATCGGCCGGTGGCGCGCGCGCACGCGGGACACCACGTCGCGCAGATCGACCCGGGTCCGCTGCAGGCTCGGGGCCGCGCCGTCGAGGCGTGCGACCGCTCCGAGGTTGTGCACCAGCGCGCCCATGTAGTGGGCCTCGTTCATCGCCGAGCGCAGCATGTCGGCGTCGGGCACCTGGCCCCCTGCCACGCGGTCGCGCAGTGCCGCGAGGTGTCCCTGCAGCACCGTCAGCGGGATCATGAGGTCGTGGGTGGTGTTGGCGAGGAACTCGCGCAGCGCCGTCTCGCTGCGCATGCGCTGCTCGAGCTCGTCCCGCACGCGCCGGGCTGCGCGATCGAAGGCTCGCCCCAGCTCCGCGACCTCGTCGGAGCCGAGCGCGGGAATCGACAGATCGTACGCCGACGATGCCGAGCGCTCGACCGCCCGCGTGAGCTGACGGATGCGGCGGATCATCGGCCCGGCCACCATCATGACCGCGGCCAGCACCACCACCGCCGGTAGCAACCACACCCGCCCGCTCGGCAGCACCGCACCCCAGCTACCGGTCGAGCCCTGCA is a genomic window of Deltaproteobacteria bacterium containing:
- a CDS encoding 4'-phosphopantetheinyl transferase superfamily protein — protein: MVVHVFVEAIRAPLVCTAGAATLDEAVRVLDDGEIARMRTLAFEADRLRYAAAHLLLRRALTQLQPGREAHAWRFVRGPYDRPVLHPSHPERVSFSLTHTAGVVACAVADATLEVGIDAESFTRAAPLELAAAKFAAAEREWLAVHDGEARARAFYELWTLKEAYLKARGLGLALPLDSLTVVPGDPPRIELAAELHDDAARWSLSLRRHADAVVAIAVGRRTAAQPPPRLVWHPG
- a CDS encoding PTS sugar transporter subunit IIA — its product is MTPVVTLDTIVHRVAARDVEGVVDELVAALAQVHGLGRAELRAGFGEREALGSTAFGHGVAIPHARFDVAHPLAAVGLAPSGLTTRGPDDEPVRVVVALVSPPDGIQHLQALAILGRMLIAPGAIAALLLAPDRMGVLRQLSRALEDDASLRGA
- a CDS encoding HAMP domain-containing histidine kinase — its product is MKLRTRLVLSSVLAIAATVAALAIYDGVARRRAARSLLIEIAAEHLATQREACEAEPGGWGGEWVGPRGHRGPPAGRHRPPPGKHEPPPHEHAPDEPRPRPPRAWAYDGELRAHAADAPALLPAWLDAMDDDGIAALPLSWRNDDVAAVLRTPWADGPCRYVLVQGSTGSWGAVLPSGRVWLLPAVVVLAAVMMVAGPMIRRIRQLTRAVERSASSAYDLSIPALGSDEVAELGRAFDRAARRVRDELEQRMRSETALREFLANTTHDLMIPLTVLQGHLAALRDRVAGGQVPDADMLRSAMNEAHYMGALVHNLGAVARLDGAAPSLQRTRVDLRDVVSRVRARHRPIAREAGVELEDAVPAEAVLVDVDVTLIEQAVSNVVYNAVRYNHRGGHVAIVLERVGDDRFALHVVDDGPGIAPEQLARVRERGVRGDDARTRAPQGQGLGLPIALRVAQLHGLSLEFSAVDGGGLEVVLAGDRCRPQTDHAPRSDASSSSARLS